The following coding sequences lie in one Alloacidobacterium dinghuense genomic window:
- a CDS encoding cellulose synthase family protein: MKSIFASLPALLAQANQHSLSHYLRSHYGDRTFEHLYRWNIFDTALLIPYFLVMIILAFYGLHRYQLVYLYYKHRKNAAKEPPKYFEKLPRVTVQLPIFNEQFVIDRLIESCCNLDYPRELLEIQVLDDSTDETKDVALKIVEQYQAAGHPIVYIHRTDRYGFKAGALDHGLKTATGEYVAIFDADFVPPREWLMQVIHHFVEPEVGMVQTRWTHLNRDYSFLTQVEAILLDGHFVLEHGGRSRANVFFNFNGTAGMWRTCAIGEAGGWQHDTLTEDTDLSYRAQLKGWRFKYLQDVECPAEVPIEMTAFKTQQARWAKGLIQTSKKILPKVFESEVPFHTKLEAWYHLTANISYPLMVVLSTLLMPAMVIRFYQGWFQMLLIDFPLFMASTFSISSFYLVSQKELFPGRWYRTFLYLPFLMSLGIGLTVTNTRAVLEALLGIKSSFKRTPKYRVEKRGEKSKAAKYRKRLGIVPWIELLIGCYFAVTIWYAVSNENYFTVPFLMLFVVGYWYTGLLSLLQGRFERWRSGANLEESSPKPFPVGV, encoded by the coding sequence ATGAAATCCATCTTCGCCTCCTTGCCGGCTTTGCTGGCGCAGGCGAATCAGCACAGCCTCTCGCACTATCTCCGCTCGCACTACGGCGATCGCACCTTCGAGCATCTCTATCGCTGGAACATCTTCGACACAGCACTTCTGATTCCCTACTTCCTGGTGATGATCATTCTGGCATTCTACGGATTGCATCGTTACCAACTTGTCTATCTGTATTACAAGCACCGCAAGAACGCGGCCAAAGAACCACCAAAATATTTTGAGAAGTTGCCGCGTGTCACTGTTCAGCTGCCCATTTTCAATGAGCAGTTCGTCATCGACCGCCTCATTGAATCCTGCTGCAATCTCGATTACCCGCGTGAGCTGCTCGAGATTCAGGTACTCGACGATTCGACTGACGAGACGAAGGATGTAGCGCTCAAGATCGTTGAGCAGTATCAGGCTGCGGGCCATCCGATTGTCTACATTCACCGCACAGACCGTTACGGGTTCAAGGCTGGAGCGCTCGATCACGGGCTTAAGACTGCAACCGGTGAATACGTCGCCATATTTGACGCCGACTTTGTTCCGCCACGCGAGTGGCTGATGCAGGTTATCCACCACTTCGTCGAGCCGGAGGTAGGCATGGTTCAGACGCGCTGGACGCATCTGAACCGCGACTACAGCTTTCTCACGCAGGTTGAGGCCATCCTACTCGATGGTCATTTTGTTCTTGAGCACGGTGGACGTTCGCGCGCCAACGTATTTTTTAACTTCAACGGGACTGCCGGCATGTGGCGTACTTGCGCGATCGGCGAAGCGGGGGGCTGGCAGCACGACACGCTGACGGAAGACACCGATCTGAGCTATCGCGCGCAATTGAAGGGCTGGCGCTTCAAGTATCTCCAGGATGTGGAATGCCCCGCCGAGGTTCCGATCGAGATGACGGCCTTCAAGACGCAGCAGGCGCGTTGGGCCAAAGGGCTGATACAGACCTCGAAGAAAATTCTGCCGAAGGTCTTCGAGAGCGAGGTTCCCTTTCACACCAAGCTCGAAGCCTGGTACCACCTGACGGCGAACATCAGTTATCCGCTCATGGTGGTGCTTTCGACGCTGTTGATGCCGGCGATGGTGATCCGCTTCTATCAGGGCTGGTTTCAGATGCTGCTGATCGACTTCCCGCTCTTCATGGCGTCGACCTTCTCGATCTCGTCGTTTTATCTGGTTTCGCAGAAAGAGCTTTTCCCAGGCCGGTGGTATCGAACCTTTCTCTATCTTCCATTCCTCATGTCGCTCGGCATTGGCTTGACCGTCACCAATACCAGAGCGGTGCTCGAAGCGTTGCTGGGCATTAAAAGCTCATTCAAACGCACGCCAAAGTACCGGGTGGAAAAACGTGGCGAAAAGTCGAAGGCGGCGAAGTATCGCAAGCGGCTGGGCATCGTTCCGTGGATTGAATTGCTCATCGGTTGCTATTTCGCAGTGACGATCTGGTATGCCGTCAGCAATGAGAATTACTTCACGGTACCCTTCCTGATGCTGTTTGTTGTCGGCTATTGGTACACGGGATTGCTCTCGCTGCTGCAGGGCCGCTTCGAGCGTTGGCGTTCTGGCGCGAACCTCGAAGAGTCCTCGCCGAAGCCGTTTCCAGTCGGGGTATAA